From Actinomycetes bacterium, one genomic window encodes:
- a CDS encoding NAD-dependent DNA ligase LigA has protein sequence MTKALERELANAQVRVEELREKLNYHSYRYHVLDDPEVSDVEYDDLMKELRALEERFPELVTPDSPTQRVGATPAD, from the coding sequence GTGACGAAGGCCCTCGAGCGCGAGCTCGCAAACGCGCAGGTCCGGGTCGAGGAGCTGCGCGAGAAGCTCAACTACCACTCGTACCGCTACCACGTGCTCGACGACCCCGAGGTCTCCGACGTCGAGTACGACGACCTCATGAAGGAGCTGCGAGCGCTCGAGGAGCGGTTCCCCGAGCTCGTGACGCCGGACTCGCCCACGCAGCGGGTCGGCGCGACGCCGGCGGACC